A genomic segment from Acyrthosiphon pisum isolate AL4f chromosome A3, pea_aphid_22Mar2018_4r6ur, whole genome shotgun sequence encodes:
- the LOC100159708 gene encoding tetratricopeptide repeat protein 8, which produces MRALTEQLSIDDIEAEEEGIADSYFNSDAIAENARVGTSLRTAQDTSNQRPRTVGGRPLSGIVRPSTSSAGGNNLQMALKTPRTVGSSRPLTSQSARNIRLGTASMVSQIDGPFINISRLNFPKYASDKQLSKLLFNYIYYQQNDIRNALDFAVEATKCCNFEDPWWKVQLGKCYVMLGLLRDGEAQFRSALQHGPNIEVFLRLSRLFIRLDQPLSSLDICQKAMSWFPHEITLLIEMARIFEGLNNIPMSVKYYRDILELDATDMESIACIGLHHFYSDQPEVALRYYRRLLQMGLYNAELFNNLGLCSFYAQQFDVVTACFENALRLALDDNAADVWYNISHVAIGFGDLDIAEHSLHLTLSLNSSHGAALNNLAVLLWRKNNVSRAESLLNSAIAAEDHLYEPHYNRALLAQEEGDHQTSYGMVKKSLSIYPNHYNSRDILNELKKYFSSL; this is translated from the exons ATGCGTGCATTAACCGAACAACTGTCTATCGATGATATTGAAGCAGAAGAAGAAGGCATCGCTGATTCTTACTTTAACTCTGACGCAATAGCTGAAAATGCTAGAGTAGGTACATCATTAAGAACAGCACAAGACACTAGTAACCAAAG GCCTCGGACAGTTGGCGGAAGGCCCTTAAGTGGTATAGTTCGTCCATCAACTTCATCTGCTGGAggcaataatttacaaatggCTTTGAAAACACCACGCACTGTTGGTTCCTCGAGACCGTTAACGTCTCAATCAGCTAGAAATATACGCCTTGGTACCGCGTCAATGGTCTCCCAAATCGATGGtccttttattaatatatccCGTTTAAATTTTCCTAAATATGCCTCTGATAAACAACTTTCAAAGCTGTTGTTCAACTACatatattatcaacaaaatGATATTAgaaat GCATTAGACTTTGCTGTGGAAGCAACTAAATGTTGCAACTTTGAGGACCCTTGGTGGAAAGTTCAGCTGGGAAAATGTTATGTAATGTTAGGATTACTACGAGACGGGGAAGCTCAGTTTAGATCTGCTTTACAACATGGACCTAATATTGAAGTGTTCTTGCGCCTTTCTCGATTATTCATTCGTCTCGACCAGCCTTTAAGTTCGTTAGACATATGTCAGAAAGCCATGTCTTGGTTTCCACATGAAATTACATTACTCATCGAAATGgctag aatattcGAGGGTCTAAACAATATACCAATGTCAGTTAAATACTATAGAGATATACTTGAATTGGATGCAACAGATATGGAATCAATTGCGTGTATTGGATTACATCATTTTTATTCTGATCAGCCCGAAGTAGCCTTAAGATATTATAG gaGACTGCTACAAATGGGTTTATACAATGCTGAGCTTTTTAATAATCTAGGACTGTGCTCATTCTATGCCCAACAATTTGATGTAGTTACGGCCTGTTTTGAAAACGCATTAAGATTGGCATTAGATGATAATGCAGCGGACGTCTGGTACAATATCAGTCATGTGGCAATT GGTTTTGGAGATTTGGATATAGCTGAGCACAGTTTGCATTTAACATTGTCTTTGAATAGTTCTCATGGTGCAGCTTTAAATAACTTGGCTGTATTGCTATGGCGTAAAAACAATGTGTCCCGGGCAGAATCCTTATTGAACTCAGCAATAGCAGCTGAAGATCACCTTTACGAACCACATTATAACAGAGCTTTACTTGCTCAAGAG GAAGGTGATCACCAAACAAGTTATGGTATGGTAAAGAAGTCGCTCTCAATATATCCTAATCATTACAATTCTAGAGATATTttaaacgaattaaaaaaatatttttctagtctttaa